The region CCGGTTGTTCCAAGCGCGCGATGTCGCGAGCGCAGTCTCATTGCGCAGGCGCAAACGCGCTTCTAGGACGGTTGCTGCCGTTAAACGACCGGAGAGGCGTGCGTCGGTGACGTCTACGGTACTTACGTCATGGCGGCGCGATAGCCTGCCTCCCTTCGTTTCTTTCGGGGGCCTGTGGAGCCCCTTGGCAGAAGGGGGCAGCGGGAGCGGCCTCGGGGTTGTGCAGACTCCCCGGCCCCACGCGGTTGAGCAGGGTGGCAGTGGGCGCAGGGAGGCTCCTTCCCCCCACACAGCCCCAGGCACGGGCGCCACTGCAGTGGACTGTCGGGGGAGTCAGGACAGGCAGCCTCTGGTtcgtctctggaactccttgccacaggacgtggggAGGGATCTGCCCCAGATCCATCTGCGGAacaccttgctgcaggatgtggggtggcgcctggcctggatgccttcacaAGGGGGTCAGGCagggggtctgtggaactccctgccacgggATGTGGGGGGTGGCacctgccctggatgcctttacaagggggtCAGACggggagtctgtggaactccctgccacaggatggtgtcttgcctggacgcctttacaaggggattggacagatttctggaggaaaagtccatcacaggttaccagtcgtgatgggtatgtgcaatctcttgGTTTTAggagtgggctacctcagaaggccgcAAGGacgggcatcaggatgcaggtctcttgttgccttgtgtgctccctgaggtgtctgttgggccactgtgagatacaggaagctggactggatgggcctccactggcctgatccagcagggctctccttatgtttttAACCTTTACCTAGTTGGGTTTAAACTGAGACTCTGGCAGTGCCAATATTGAGCCTGTTTAATAATTTGGTCagtacttttgagtaggcatgcatgcataagattgcgctGTTGGGTTCTTTTTTAAATCTGAAGTTTTACTACGGGGTTCTTCTGGTGCAAGGTGTCCTAAGCAGTAGAGATGGGAAAGGTAGAAATTCTTCATAAATAATGGATAACAGGAATtgatttaaagcagtgattttcaaccactgtgccagtgccatggcactttggtgtgctgtaaatggtccagttgtgccacaggactttgggagacagtcatttattagtagggccattgggggatgtgagctcacACCAGCAGTTTAACCTTATTAATTGACAATTAACCTtattaattgtcaaaaacctgatggtgtgcttttgcaattttagcaccttgcctgaatgccttgagatgaaaaagttttaaaattgcTGATTTAAAGTTTCAGTCCCAAAGCCGTGTACTAATCTGACTTATTTAAATAGTTCAGGCTGTTGATAGGTTTGGTCTAAAATTGGTCCTTATTAAGAGATACTGATTTGAGTGCTATTGTGTTATGTTTTTCTGCAAAGGAAGTGTTTTTCTGCAAAGGTATAGGGGTTGGAGGTTTGGATTTGGACTCAttagatctgggttcaaatccctgctcagctatgaggCTTATTACTCTaggtgacattgggccagtcactatctctcaacctaacctatctcacatggttgttgtgggaataaaagaaaggggaggagtcaCATActccagcgtttctcaaccaatggtactcatACCattagtggtacttgaggtggtgtcgaGTGGTACACATGGGGCCCCCAGACCTCAACTGCCTCGCAGCGagtccagcaatgcaacacaacaatcAGCAGTAGAAGACTTGGCTTGGTGGGCGGAGCTCCAGcttgtgctcagaaaagccctcttgtttgccctgaacctcttactggtgtctgtcatgttgcatctggcctcccaaactggaagtaactggtgatgacatcattgtcaattactactggtggtacttccaataggtggaccatatggaGTGGTACTGCGGGAgataaacgttgagaaatgctgaagtaCACGTTTCTTAGTGCCTTAAGGGAAGGGCAATAtatacatgtgaaaaataaatatgatcTCAAAATATTACTAAAATTGCTTTTGTAAAAGAAACATTTCTAGTTTGCACTGAATTTGTGGACATTTGGGAAGAGATGCATATACAGGTGCACTGTATTTCAGTGTGATTATGTGCAGTCACAAGAATTTGTGGGGAACAAATATTTATTTCAGTGtatttaccttcccccccccccacacctgagCCTATAGTAGTGACTGGCTTACTTTATGGGCTCTACCATAGCACAAACTCCTTGTTCTTAtgaatgttcttatgttaaatgttGGAAGCTGTGGATGTTATGTAGGAGAGTGTATGGCTCTGTGAATTTACCCATGTAATCAATGTACCATTTGACAGGTAGTGGGATATAATGGAAGGATGGTTAACATAAATCGGTATGttactttcttttcctttctatcTTCAGAACCGGACCATGGCAGGTGTGGGCTTTGAAGAATTCTCCGTGCCTCCTGGCTCCGAGCTGGCACTGCCTCCTCTTTTTGGTGGCAATATTCTTGAGAGTGAACTGGAGACAGAGGTGGAGTTTGCTGATGGGGGGTTgccagaagaggaggaagaggaggggataTTGCGACAGCAAGAGATGACACGACGGAAGTGCCAGGCACTTGCACGCCGCTGCAAGGAGTTAGAGCAGGTGAGGGATTTGTAAAGGGATTTTATAATATGAGCATGCCAGCTGGGACAGTGACTGCAGAACTGCAGCAGTGGGCTGTGTTCTGCCTGGTAAAACTGGTGAAACTGCCTCTGTACTGAGTCTGACCTAGTACTGTACTGTCTACTCTACTTGGCCCTGGTTGTCCAGAGTTTCAAGCAGACTTCTCCTTGGCCAGGCCAGCTACCTGAGACCCTTTAACAGTAAATGCATGGTGTCAGTTTTTCTGTATTCTAAGCCCTAATGCCCTGCCCTCTTAAAGTATTCATGAATTACTGAGTTTGGGAATTCTGCACTAAAATTCCTGAATTTAATAACAAAAAAATAGGAAATAAATTATTTCCTTAAATGTTTTTGTGGACATCTAACTTGCAATTTTTGTTAAACAATTGGTAATAAGTTGTTGATGaatttgtttttttgtaaaatcAACGGGCAGTTTGCTAATTTTTGTTGTCAGGATTTGGAGGAAAGGAAGTTAGGACATAGAATACTGCTGGAGGGACATACGTTTCCAAAAGGAAGGAGATTGTGTGCCTGGTCCTCTGATTGACCCTGGTAGGTCCTGAATGTCAGGCAGCTGTTTTTGGAGGGATGGCCCCTCATTGCACTCCATTCCTCACCATCTTTGTCTGCTGCTGCCTTACTCACATATGGGCAGTGTCATCCAGCCTGCTGGCCACCCCTGTTCCAACAGTTAAAAAGACATTATACACCTGGACTTAAGGTGTTCAATTCcgtccctcagcaaaggctactgaaaaaactccacagtcagggaattagaggacaggtcctctcatggattgagaactggttgaagaccaggaaaaagagagtgggtgtcaatgggcaattttcacaatggagagaggtgaaaagcggtgcgccccaaggatctgtcttagaaccggtgctcttcaacctcttcataaatgacctggagacagggttgagcagtgaggtggctaagtttgcagatgacaccaaacttttccggttggtgaagaccagaagtgattgtgaggagctccagaaggatctctccagactggcagaatgggcagcaaaatggcagatgcgcttcaatgtcagtaagtgtaaagtcatgcacattggggcaaaaaatcaaaacttcacatataggccgatgggttctgagctgtctgtgacagatcaggagagagatcttagagtggtggtggacaggtcgatgaaagtgtcgacccaatgtgcggcggcagtgaagaaggccaattctatgcttgggatcattagaaaaggtattgagaacaaaacggctagtattataatgccgttgtacaaatcgatggtaaggccacacctggagtattgtgtcctattctggtcgccgcatcttaaaaaagacatagtggaaatggaaaaggtgcaaaagagagcaactaagatgattacggggctggggcaccttccctttgaggaaaggctacagcgtttgggcctcttcagcctagaaaagaggcgcctgagggggggcatgattgagacatacaaaattatgcatgggaaggataaagtagatagagagatgctctttacacactcacataacaccagaaccacgggacatcccctaaattgagtgtcgggagagttagaacagacaaaagaaaatatttctttattcagcgtgtggttggtctgtggaactccttgccacaggatatggtgatggcgactggcctggacgcctttaaaaggggattggacaagtttctgaagaaaaaatccattacggggtacaagccatgatgtgtatgtgcaacctcctgattttagaaatgggctatgtcagaatgccagatgcaagggagggtaccaggatgaggtctcttgttatctggtgtgctccctggggcatttggtgggccgctgtgagatacaggaagctggactagatgggcctatggcctgatccagtggggctgttcttatgttcttaagagtggTGGGCCAAAACCAGCAAAGGGCAATGGTGGCTGCTATAGCTAATGGCCACCTCCTTGCTCCGCTTTTCAAACAGAGAGGGAGCATAGGTGAGGAGGAGGTGACAGCTAAGATGTCTCTGTGTGGCCGGGGCAGCAGCAGCGCTGCATCCCTCAACAACAAAGATTGGTAGGGAATGGGGCCAGAGTGAAGGGGGACTGAGCATATCACACTTTAGAGGGGTAATGGTAGCTTGGTCCTCAGCCTGAGGACCAACCTGAGCTTGGTCCTCAGTGCCAAGAGAACTTGATAACAGACAGTGACAGTGAACTGTGCCAATTGGCACAACCTGTTAAGCGGATACTGAAAATGGGGATTATTGGGTGGTAGGAGGGAAATCAGTAAGGTAATGGAGAGTGAAATTTTGTGTGCATCCCTGTAACTGCTGACAATTACAGGTGAATGAGAGGATGTTAAATCGGCTGCATCAGGTCCAGAGAATAACGCAGCGCCTCAAACAGGAAAGAAGGTGAGTCTGAAAACAGATCAACAGATACAGATGTATCAGAAGAGAACCTAAGAACTCAGCTGGCTCAGACCAAAGGACTGTCTCATCCAGGTTCCTGTTTCCCAGAGTAACCAATCCATTGCTTCTAGGAATCCCACAAAGCAGGAAAGCTGCTCTTCCTATCTGCTTGCCTTCCCAACAACTGGATTCTAGATGCATCATGCCTTTTAACATAGAGGTTCAATCTACCTAATAATTGTtgatagaccccccccccctcctccatgAATGTATTGAATCCCTTTTGAAAGCtgtccaagctagtggccatcaccacacttTATGGGAGTGAATTCCGTCTGTTAATTACTTATTGTAAAAGAAAATAGTCATAAAATACTGCTGGGGGTGGTGTCATTTCCTAATGCTGCCTTTTTGATAGATTTTGCTCTCCTGCAGATTTCTCATGAGGGTGCTGGATTCCTATGGTGATGATTATAGACAAGGCCACCTTGACATAGTCCTGGAGGTAAGAAAGAGCTGATTTGAGAGACAAGAGATCAAGCCCTGCAGTggcaggggagggctgtgtgCCATGACTCAGTAGATAATTTGTCAGAACTGAGAAGCAAGACCCAAACTGAAAtgcgaagggggggggggcgagagaagGCTGCAGATAACCGGTTTGGCTGACACATGAGTGTTCCCCAAGTAGTACAGTATTCAGTACAAAAAAAGAGTGTGTATTTTACTAGATTTCTTTGAAATAGTATTGCTTCTAAATAGCGAAGGTGTTATAAGAATGTCACTATATAACTGAAACTACTCCCAAGCATAGATGATAGAGGTCATGGTATCAGTACATGGGGTTCTTGATATAGCAGTAGGCCTAACCACTGGCTTGGCCATCTTCTTTGCCCTAGGGATCTCCACATGGCCTTTGCCGCTCTACTTAACAGCATCTTAAAGGCACAACTTTCTCATGTATTCCCTGTAGTGTTCTTTAGCTCCTCCTCCACCCGTCTAGCTTCCAGCACATACTTGAAGTGGTTTGTGGCTACCAGGAGAAAGGGCACTTGTGTTTTCATCTGGCCTGCTCAGCTCAGCACAGGCGAAACTAGGGCAGTTCCCTTATATTGTTTCCTTACAAGTGAAAAGGAGTATGTATTTACTcaatttttaaactgctttttaaattcaATTTTAAACCAAGATCAAAGTGGCTTGCAGAAAATTGAACAAaaataagaaacattttaaaaaattataagcaCTAAAACAGCAGCATTAAAATTAAGATAAACAGTGCAAGTTAAAAACAGTCACACATTCAGGAAGGTTTTGCCAACATTTTCTAGCTTTTTCTTAAAAATTACAAGTGTGAGAGCAGTATGGGTCTCTCCAGGACAGGAGTTCCACAACAGTGTTCTGTACTCTCATCCACTTGTCCCCACCAATAATCTGGCATCATCATTCTGAACTAGTTGACACTTCCAAACTATTTCACAGGCAGCCTTGCATACAGCACATGACAATTCTGAGTTCAGTCACAAGTCTGAGGCTTAGTGGTAGAACACctgcattgcatgcagaaggtcccaggttcaatctctgcccaaggagagcagaaaaaaattcctgtctaAAACTTTGAAGAGCCACCGTCAGTGCCTACAATACAAAGCTTGAAGGCCTTGCTGTAAGGCAGTTTCCTAATGTTCCTACTTCTCCTTGAATCATGTTCACTTTCTAGGATGAAGGGAGCCACAACACAGATGTCCTGACTCCTGGCAACACAGAGAATGAGCCCCCGGAGAAAGAGACCACCCCCAGGCGTCTTCTAGGTTCtgtgcccaccccagagcctgaAAGCCTATCGCCTGCTGAGGGGCCCGCCAGCAAGAAACGGCGGCGCCATGTGCGAGAGGAAAAGGAAACAAGGTTGCGTCGAACAGCTCAAACCTTGCTTTCAATGGATGAGTTTCCTGCACAGGTACTGacgtcttctgaggcttcctaaAGTTGACAGTGCTTGGTGGCCTTGGCCTCACATGGGTGGGTGGCAAATGTGCCCCAAAACCATGGTAGGTTGTCGCATTGTCAGGACTGGGTGTTTATACAGCAGACATCAGCTTCACATCTGTCCTCTAGCATGCTATCAGGATCCTGATTATAggaagcatccccccccccccaaacaggctcCCAATAAAGTAATGCACGTGACTTGTATGGTTTTATTCTAACTGCAGAATTCAGAAACAGATACACAGTACACAGATCCTTCTCTTTGGGTCGAAATGGCATTTTTAATAATTGGGTTTGTTACTTGTGATTGCAGATCAAAACTGAAGAGGACTTCCAGTGCGAACAAGAGGATGTCCTTGCCCCCACCTGGCAGCAGTCCAGCCCCCAGGACAAGTTACTCCACTATCCCAAGTTTTCTAGCCCTGGAGCCTGTTCTGATTTTGACTGAAACTGGTGCTTTTAGTGACCTCTGAAGGAGACTGTATATAGCTGTCTGTCAGTTAACCTAAGAGGTGGAAGACAGGCCACTGGGCTATGCGATGTGACTTGTCAGGTGGTGCATATTCTATGAAGAACCAGCTCAGTTTTGACAGACAGAAAGTGGACCAGGAAACTGTTGCCTCTTTGGGAAGCATCGGTTCGGAACAGAGTCTGACCTGCTGAGGGGAGATCCTGGAAACCAAAGTGAACTGCACTAGATTTTACAGAATGACAAGATGTGGAAGTCAGAGTGTGATACAGTGTGCAAGCTAATATGTAGTAGACATGCAACTAGATTGTACTTCAGATGTTCGGAAGCTTcacagtgggagaggggtggcaATTGCAATTGCAGTTCAGGAGGTGGGAAGAGACAGAGGTACAATATCAAGGAGTTTATTCTCTCACTGTTATATTTTCTGGTCCCAGTGGGGTATGTTTCTGGGAAAGCAAATGAGGTTAAACAATAATGGGAGGGTTCCACAGGCTGCTGAAGACAAGTAATGGTAATAGAAATACTTGTTTAGTACAGTAAGGTTCTTTGCATGTGTGTCCCCCTACAGCTGTTAAAACAAT is a window of Tiliqua scincoides isolate rTilSci1 chromosome 5, rTilSci1.hap2, whole genome shotgun sequence DNA encoding:
- the TFPT gene encoding TCF3 fusion partner; its protein translation is MAGVGFEEFSVPPGSELALPPLFGGNILESELETEVEFADGGLPEEEEEEGILRQQEMTRRKCQALARRCKELEQVNERMLNRLHQVQRITQRLKQERRFLMRVLDSYGDDYRQGHLDIVLEDEGSHNTDVLTPGNTENEPPEKETTPRRLLGSVPTPEPESLSPAEGPASKKRRRHVREEKETRLRRTAQTLLSMDEFPAQIKTEEDFQCEQEDVLAPTWQQSSPQDKLLHYPKFSSPGACSDFD